The Corvus moneduloides isolate bCorMon1 chromosome 5, bCorMon1.pri, whole genome shotgun sequence genome includes a region encoding these proteins:
- the LOC116444232 gene encoding uncharacterized protein LOC116444232 yields MEDDCDQREGRTSWHHQPCLCCGENAFKFVIAGFTLLSGMCIVLSTQCVQPTHQHLGQNVIHSHLEKHLDTQATAQHRVRRHTKIGTDWPWSQAYVKHTGIMGLNSNKGLNLSTVVMHGAEVYLENEWGWDSTNRLPQLLGKVGQQIKVGCRVINGSTHQRVNQISVTEVKTKKNQKKICAVEKFDCWYNFTLVQPVFVVCLWAHNSMGLSFKFKISTTAPSFAAIKISKCHFLAWHAAPYVEIGSQVKLEIKYSQEGVTDPMQINGTTVTVTTPNGHKRIIPLSCLRESKTLDRSELDAEASWYNQDYGRCPHLIITLQVWCRGNLSVEMSPELGGKWWIGGPEGFKKEFAIIAVLPPFVSKIGPYVVKQNHIQELLTGPVRSLKKVVLSLSTVNISSVRPHCAPFLSTLHTGWLAWLHSRSMQGTRARRDLLATALGGGGAGLGVLNSMNAEVLANKLETVTSGVQGLLKPLNSSLSSLGMGQWLVSEVLPTWEQISEKDHQVLLRALGIEQSNVSLALSCIQAQMWVQSVIAGILRDGDNGVLPTEIRKIVWDAATEKERQLQAWWRLVNFTHDQALNTVIAHVLTVAEARIEKVYPIVALGVNTNGSVVYPLDHRMWARVSDGKWQTVDLEACILERGLGFICEDDALKASDVCFDTKEGVCHFEINPRSSNKTVLVYVGKGCVCFRTTCKYVQINEAYNQTVFNNSNMCACNVATIRGCDFVYKPPVFTSQLLIRNYTLYRSITPTPIGMDLSLVKEMLEHANLQQLLENAKAEAKKILITVHHDGKVIKQVMERIKRVGEHHWWEVFFGWSPTATGIFNALLHPVVVILLMQICVCFAMVATCYWMRQVKLCIDNQVKGLELAKRLLP; encoded by the coding sequence atggaagacGATTGTGACCAGCGGGAAGGGCGAACTTCGTGGCATCACCAGCCCTGTTTGTGCTGCGgggaaaatgctttcaaatttgTGATTGCAGGATTTACTTTGCTTTCTGGTATGTGCATAGTGCTGAGCACCCAATGTGTCCAACCAACTCATCAGCACCTTGGACAAAATGTCATTCATTCTCACTTAGAAAAGCACCTTGACACACaggccacagcccagcacagggttAGGAGGCACACAAAAATTGGGACTGATTGGCCCTGGTCCCAAGCTTACGTAAAACATACGGGAATCATGGGATTAAATTCTAACAAAGGCTTAAATTTGTCAACAGTGGTCATGCATGGGGCAGAGGTGTACTTGGAAAATGAGTGGGGCTGGGATAGCACAAACAGActtccacagctgctggggaaagTGGGACAGCAAATAAAGGTGGGGTGCAGGGTGATTAATGGATCCACTCACCAGCGAGTAAATCAAATCTCTGTCACTGAAGTAAAAACTaagaagaatcagaaaaagATCTGTGCTGTGGAAAAATTTGACTGCTGGTACAATTTTACTTTGGTCCAGCCAGTCTTTGTGGTCTGCCTGTGGGCACACAATAGCATGGGGCTGTCCTTTAAATTCAAGATCAGCACCACAGCACCCTCCTTTGCTGCCATTAAGATCTCAAAGTGCCATTTTTTGGCGTGGCATGCAGCCCCTTATGTTGAAATTGGCAGCCAGGTAAAATTGGAAATTAAATACTCCCAAGAAGGTGTAACTGACCCAATGCAAATTAATGGCACCACCGTGACTGTCACAACCCCTAATGGCCACAAGAGGATCATTCCATTGAGTTGTCTCCGTGAGAGCAAAACACTTGATAGATCTGAATTAGATGCGGAGGCTTCATGGTATAATCAGGATTATGGACGCTGCCCACACCTGATCATAACCCTCCAGGTGTGGTGTCGAGGAAACCTGAGCGTAGAAATGTCCCCTGAGCTTGGAGGAAAGTGGTGGATAGGAGGCCCTgaaggatttaaaaaagaatttgcCATCATTGCTGTCTTGCCcccttttgtttccaaaatagGTCCTTATGTAGTGAAGCAAAATCACATCCAGGAGCTCCTGACAGGGCCTGTCCGGTCACTAAAGAAGGTGGTGCTGTCTCTGTCCACTGTTAATATTTCCTCTGTCAGACCGCACTGTGCCCCCTTCCTGTCTACTCTCCACACTGGCTGGCTGGCATGGCTCCACAGCCGCTCCATGCAGGGCACCCGGGCCAGGAGAGACCTGCTGGCCACAGcgctgggaggaggaggtgccGGGCTGGGAGTCCTCAACAGTATGAATGCTGAGGTCTTGGCAAACAAGCTGGAGACTGTCACCTCAGGTGTGCAGGGCCTCCTCAAGCCCCTGAATTCAtccctgtccagcctggggatggggcagtggcTTGTGTCAGAGGTGCTGCCCACCTGGGAACAAATAAGTGAGAAAGACCATCAGGTGCTGTTGCGAGCCCTGGGCATCGAACAAAGTAATGTCTCTCTTGCTCTTAGCTGCATCCAGGCCCAGATGTGGGTGCAGAGTGTCATTGCAGGTATCCTGAGAGACGGTGACAACGGCGTCCTGCCCACTGAGATCCGAAAGATCGTGTGGGATGCAGCCACAGAGAAGGAGCGGCAGCTCCAAGCCTGGTGGAGGCTTGTCAACTTCACCCACGACCAGGCCCTTAACACAGTCATTGCCCACGTCCTCACTGTGGCGGAGGCTCGCATCGAAAAGGTCTACCCCATCGTGGCCCTGGGGGTAAACACAAACGGGTCCGTGGTCTACCCCCTGGACCACCGCATGTGGGCCAGGGTGTCTGACGGGAAGTGGCAGACGGTAGATTTGGAAGCCTGCATTTTGGAGAGGGGGCTGGGATTCATATGCGAAGATGATGCCCTTAAGGCGAGTGATGTGTGCTTTGACACCAAAGAAGGGGTGTGTCACTTTGAGATCAACCCCCGGAGCAGTAACAAAACCGTGTTAGTGTATGTAGGGAAAGGCTGTGTGTGCTTCAGAACGACATGTAAATATGTGCAAATTAATGAAGCTTATAACCAGACCGTGTTTAACAACTCAAATATGTGTGCTTGCAATGTAGCTACTATTAGAGGCTGTGATTTTGTGTATAAACCACCTGTGTTTACCAGCCAGTTGCTAATTAGAAACTATACCCTGTATCGTAGTATAACCCCAACCCCCATTGGTATGGATTTATCACTTGTAAAAGAAATGTTAGAGCATGCAAATTTACAGCAGCTGCTAGAAAATGCCAAGGCTGAAGCTAAAAAGATCCTAATAACCGTTCACCATGATGGCAAAGTTATAAAACAGGTAATGGAACGAATTAAGAGGGTGGGAGAACACCACTGGTGGGAAGTTTTTTTTGGCTGGTCCCCCACGGCCACTGGCATTTTCAACGCGCTGCTGCACCCCGTTGTAGTTATACTGCTAATGCAAATCTGTGTGTGCTTTGCCATGGTAGCCACTTGTTACTGGATGAGGCAAGTGAAGCTCTGCATTGACAACCAGGTGAAAGGACTGGAGCTGGCCAAGCGCCTCCTGCCATAG
- the LOC116444234 gene encoding uncharacterized protein LOC116444234 — protein sequence MMSDIVSSWKLEQFVLQKCLPPVWSPGSFQGPDAYQQLCQQWESWSEENKKPKPTNKCKKRAALQGLLMVGRELSRLLKEALENVQTLEQAKQELKVQVDNLQAEVQGLCGDSLRSAVEITRLESKLGYEKLKTEELKKEVGKWIGETHDAQSAVRAVLQDVQRDRGTGPDHKVCHAKIQELEAELGVSRGIVAAIKGKRIPTGNGEGEDSLDPHPTHYDYEDDVWGANSPTRPSPYAPLREEVCQLQVGEVEASKDKKAPHDEPVSHAPLQPIDTNRTVLCFTPEQLKTVGKMLGPLTKETAINWLSRVQRLPKCQSGNFVSDLIDIVRKCMKPDDFAALPGDVQMGNVQDIGDVQLAVLKVFFPEVNPLVLFHQEKQNPEERPDAYVNRKKMLYQIAGLPGSKESPLDFDRPEFKEPLVVGLTPPLRVIAGGDAAKRPLLELEQILTQNFELQKQAFPGYMLGGKKGKTSAMSFQNAGMRKMQGDNRKDPDGKGGLGKENQQGLRFQKPNPWRAELRKRLIKYEKQEDIDGLPDGELFQKLVLHEAKKHSSSHPIDPGSMAQQ from the coding sequence ATGATGAGCGACATTGTTAGCAGTTGGaagctggagcagtttgtgctCCAGAAGTGTCTCCCCCCAGTTTGGTCGCCAGGGTCCTTCCAGGGGCCAGATGCGtaccagcagctgtgccagcagtgggAGAGCTGGTCGGAGGAgaacaaaaagcccaaacccaCAAATAAGTGTAAGAAGCGAGCGGCTTTGCAGGGTTTGCTAATGGTAGGCAGGGAGTTGTCCAGATTGCTGAAGGAGGCTCTTGAGAATGTGCAGACCTTGGAGCAGGCCAAGCAGGAGCTCAAAGTGCAGGTGGACAACCTGCAAGCAGAGGTGCAGGGTTTGTGCGGGGACTCTCTGCGGAGCGCGGTGGAGATCACCCGGCTGGAAAGCAAGCTGGGCTATGAGAAGCTGAAAACGGAGGAGCTGAAGAAGGAGGTTGGCAAGTGGATCGGGGAGACCCACGATGCGCAGAGCGCGGTGCGGGCCGTCCTGCAGGACGTCCAGAGGGATCGGGGCACTGGCCCTGATCATAAGGTATGCCATGCCAAGatccaggagctggaggcagagctgggggtgtcaAGGGGCATTGTGGCTGCCATCAAAGGCAAGAGGATCCCGACTGGGAATGGTGAGGGGGAGGACTCCCTGGACCCGCACCCAACCCACTATGATTATGAGGATGATGTGTGGGGTGCTAACAGCCCCACCAGGCCGTCCCCCTATGCTCCTCTGCGGGAGGAGGTGTGCCAGCTGCAAGTAGGGGAGGTAGAGGCTTCCAAAGATAAAAAGGCCCCCCACGATGAGCCAGTCAGCCACGCCCCACTCCAACCCATAGACACCAACAGGACTGTGCTCTGTTTTACCCCTGAGCAGCTCAAGACGGTGGGGAAGATGCTGGGGCCATTGACAAAGGAGACAGCAATTAACTGGCTGTCCAGGGTCCAGCGTCTGCCCAAGTGCCAGAGTGGCAACTTTGTGAGTGACCTGATAGACATTGTGAGAAAGTGCATGAAACCAGATGATTTTGCAGCACTGCCGGGGGATGTGCAGATGGGCAATGTACAGGATATTGGGGACGTCCAGCTGGCCGTGCTGAAGGTGTTCTTCCCAGAGGTCAACCCCTTAGTGCTGTTCCACCAGGAGAAGCAAAACCCTGAGGAGAGGCCCGATGCCTATGTTAACCGTAAAAAGATGCTCTACCAGATAGCTGGGCTGCCAGGCTCAAAGGAGTCCCCCCTCGATTTTGACAGGCCTGAATTCAAGGAGCCACTGGTGGTGGGGCTAACACCCCCACTGCGGGTGATTGCTGGTGGGGATGCAGCCAAAAGGCCTCTGTTGGAGCTGGAGCAGATCCTGACCCAGAATTTTGAGCTGCAAAAGCAGGCATTCCCAGGGTACATGCTgggggggaagaaagggaaaacatcaGCCATGTCTTTCCAAAATGCAGGGATGAGAAAAATGCAAGGAGACAACCGAAAAGATCCTGATGGTAAGGGGGGGTTGGGGAAGGAGAACCAGCAAGGGCTGAGGTTTCAGAAGCCCAACCCCTGGCGGGCTGAGCTGAGGAAGCGCTTGATAAAATACGAGAAACAGGAGGACATTGATGGCTTGCCGGATGGGGAGCTCTTCCAAAAACTGGTCCTGCATGAGGCcaaaaagcacagcagctcccacccgATTGACCCGGGGTCTATGGCTCAGCAATAG
- the CD8B gene encoding T-cell surface glycoprotein CD8 beta chain isoform X2 has product MAQPWLHLCICLQIPGFYANLLLTQTPEHILTQTNNKTTILCELKKEHTGVYWYRWSQERQHFEFLVFSNTLGKATYGTNVSQDKFRVHEERSHSSYSLHISHLHPSDNGTYYCSVSQSSQLLLGSGTRLSVVDALPLPPKTTQTPVSKKPVPWITKSKAASRKGPCSPLVWIPLVTGVLLLLLGLVPTAHRLYRLRRRLWLRIHRQ; this is encoded by the exons ATGGCCCAGCCGTGGCTCCATCTCTGCATCTGCCTCCAGATCCCAG GTTTTTATGCAAATCTACTTTTAACCCAAACTCCAGAGCATATTTTAACCCAAACCAACAATAAAACCACAATCCTCTGTGAGCTGAAGAAGGAGCATACCGGGGTGTACTGGTACCGCTGGAGCCAGGAGAGGCAACATTTCGAGTTCTTGGTATTTTCCAACACACTGGGCAAAGCCACATATGGCACAAACGTGAGCCAGGACAAGTTTAGAGTCCATGAGGAGAGGTCCCACAGCTCCTACAGCCTGCACATCAGCCACCTCCATCCCTCGGACAATGGCACCTACTACTGCTCCGTCTCCCAgtcctcccagctcctcctgggcagCGGGACACGGCTCAGTGTGG TTGATGCTTTGCCTCTGCCTCCAAAGACCACACAGACACCAGTCTCCAAAAAGCCTGTGCCGTGGATaaccaaaagcaaagctgcCAGCAGGAAAG GTCCCTGCAGTCCCCTGGTCTGGATCCCGCTGGTCACTGgtgtcctgctcctcctgctgggCCTGGTCCCCACTGCCCACCGCCTCTACC gtctgCGGCGGAGGCTGTGGCTTCGCATCCATAGGCAGTAA
- the CD8B gene encoding T-cell surface glycoprotein CD8 beta chain isoform X1, which translates to MAQPWLHLCICLQIPGFYANLLLTQTPEHILTQTNNKTTILCELKKEHTGVYWYRWSQERQHFEFLVFSNTLGKATYGTNVSQDKFRVHEERSHSSYSLHISHLHPSDNGTYYCSVSQSSQLLLGSGTRLSVVDALPLPPKTTQTPVSKKPVPWITKSKAASRKGPCSPLVWIPLVTGVLLLLLGLVPTAHRLYREYPASILRGARPWDSPGAGW; encoded by the exons ATGGCCCAGCCGTGGCTCCATCTCTGCATCTGCCTCCAGATCCCAG GTTTTTATGCAAATCTACTTTTAACCCAAACTCCAGAGCATATTTTAACCCAAACCAACAATAAAACCACAATCCTCTGTGAGCTGAAGAAGGAGCATACCGGGGTGTACTGGTACCGCTGGAGCCAGGAGAGGCAACATTTCGAGTTCTTGGTATTTTCCAACACACTGGGCAAAGCCACATATGGCACAAACGTGAGCCAGGACAAGTTTAGAGTCCATGAGGAGAGGTCCCACAGCTCCTACAGCCTGCACATCAGCCACCTCCATCCCTCGGACAATGGCACCTACTACTGCTCCGTCTCCCAgtcctcccagctcctcctgggcagCGGGACACGGCTCAGTGTGG TTGATGCTTTGCCTCTGCCTCCAAAGACCACACAGACACCAGTCTCCAAAAAGCCTGTGCCGTGGATaaccaaaagcaaagctgcCAGCAGGAAAG GTCCCTGCAGTCCCCTGGTCTGGATCCCGCTGGTCACTGgtgtcctgctcctcctgctgggCCTGGTCCCCACTGCCCACCGCCTCTACCGTGAGTATCCTGCCAGCATCCTGAGGGGTGCCAGgccctgggacagcccaggagcaggatggtGA